The genomic DNA AGCGGAGGCCACGGCGACATTCCGGGCGCCCACCCAGAGCCTGACCCTGACGGGGCCGCCGGTCGAGAGCTTCGCCGGGATCCTGTTGCCGCCCGATGCGCCCGAGCTGGCGGCCGTCAGGTCGGTCGAGGGGCGCGTGCTCCACCTCACCGCGGACTTCGGGAGCTCGACCCGGGACTACCTGCGCTCGCGGGGCATTGCGGTGGAGGGCCGGTACGTCTGGCAGGCGAGCGAGGCGGTGCTCGGCCCGCAGCGCCAGCTCACCCTCGGGGTCACGTTGCTCGCGACGGTGTTGGGGCTTTTCGCGTTCGCGATCGCCTATGTCGACCGGCTCGCCGAGCGCCGCGCCGAGGTCGTGGGCCTACAGCTGCTCGGCGCGCCGCGCTCGGTCCTGCGGATCGGTCACCTGTGGGAAATGGCCACGCCGCTCGTGGCCGGCTCCCTCCTCGCGATCGGCCTGGGTCGCCTCGTGGGCGACCTCTACCTGATGTTCGGGTGGCCCGCGATGCAACGGCCCCAGGTGCCTGCCTCGGTCAGCCTGGGCCTGACCGTTGCCGTCCTGCTCGGTTCCGGGCTCCTCGCGCTGCTCACCGCGGTCGTTGCGAACCCGAGGCTGCGTCCGGAGCTGATTCGTACGACGTAGCTCGCGGCCCGCCCTGGCGCTTGGTAGGCGAAGGGCGTCACCGCGCACGCACTAGGCCCGACACGTTGTCGTACCCGGTGGGTGCTGCCAGCGTGCCGCGTTCCACCATGGAACGTGGCACGTTGAAGCCGTAGCGCTGCTGCGCTGGCCGTCCGCCCGCCCGGCGATCGAAGGCTTGGCAGCCGACGAGCGCGGTCGAATCGTCGTATGTCGCGTAGAAGCCATCGGCGGCGTTCGGCGTCCCGCCGGTGGCCGCAGCGGAGCAGGAATCGGCTAGGCAGGCGCTGAGCAGGTTCTTTCCCGTCTGCAGCAGGAAGCCGTGGTTCGCACAGTCCTGGGCGCAACAGCCGATGAGCTGATTGCGCACGCCCGTCACCTGGAAGCCGTAGCCGCGGCAGTACCACGCCTTGCAGCCAGTCACGAGGCAGTTCGCACCGCCGATGAAGAACCCCGCGCCGCCGAGGCGAGAGGTGGTCGCCTCGCACTCGGAGAACCAGTTGTCCGGTGCGGTGATCGAGAATCCGTGCCGGGCCGCTCGTCGGACCCGGACCCGGGTCGTCGTGATGCCTTGGGCGTCGGAGCC from Austwickia sp. includes the following:
- a CDS encoding right-handed parallel beta-helix repeat-containing protein; this encodes MGWTAVGPTESIQKALDAGARAVLLGPGEYRLTSPLSLPAGSTVVGAGQLTRLIATKAMPAVVQIGQGAAADGVQLAALVVDCASQSATGIDLNISGTSGNYQGEPDAVCRLDNLWVYDAGQDGVSYRGSDAQGITTTRVRVRRAARHGFSITAPDNWFSECEATTSRLGGAGFFIGGANCLVTGCKAWYCRGYGFQVTGVRNQLIGCCAQDCANHGFLLQTGKNLLSACLADSCSAAATGGTPNAADGFYATYDDSTALVGCQAFDRRAGGRPAQQRYGFNVPRSMVERGTLAAPTGYDNVSGLVRAR